The sequence ttctctttcttacgctgtttctcatcttcttcattctccttcttacgctgtttctcatcttcttccttctcctttttacgctgtttctcatcttcttccttctccttcttacactgtttctcatcttcttccttctccttcttacgctgtttctcatcttcttccttctccttcttacactatttctcatctccttccttctccttcttacactgtttctcatcttcttccttctcctttttacactgtttctcatcttcatccttctccttcttacactgtttctcatcttcttccttctccatcttatgttgtttctcatcttcttccttctccttcttacactgtttctcatcttcttccttctccttcttatgctgtttctcatcttcttcattctccttcttacgctgtttctcatcttcttccttctccttcttacactgtttctcatcttcttccttccccttcttacGCTGTTCCTCAtcttctccttcttacgctgtttctcatctccttccttctccttcttacgctgtttctcatcttcttccttctccttcttacactgtttctcatcttcttccttctccttcttacgctgtttctcatcttcttccttctccttcttacgctgtttctcgtctccttccttctccttcttacactgtttctcatcttcttccttctcctttttacactgtttctcatcttcttccttctccttcttacactgtttctcatcttcttccttctccatcttatgttgtttctcatcttcttccttctccttcttacactgtttctcatcttcttccttctccttcttacgctgtttctcatcttcttcattctccttcttacgctgtttctcatcttcttccttctccttcttacactgtttctcatcttcttccttccccttcttacGCTGTTCCTCAtcttctccttcttacgctgtttctcatctccttccttctccttcttacgctgtttctcatcttcttccttctccttcttacgctgtttctcatctccttccttctccttcttacactgtttctcatcttcttccttctcctttttacgctgtttctcatcttcttccttctccttcttacactgtttctcatcttcttccttctccatcttatgttgtttctcatcttcttccttctccttcttacactgtttctcatcttcttccttctccttcttacgctgtttctcatcttcttcattctccttcttacgctgtttctcatcttcttccttctcctttttacgctgtttctcatcttcttccttctccttcttacactgtttctcatcttcttccttctccttcttacgctgtttctcatcttcttccttctccttcttacgctgtttctcatctccttccttctccttcttacactgtttctcatcttcttccttctcctttttacactgtttctcatcttcttccttctccttcttacactgtttctcatcttcttccttctccatcttatgttgtttctcatcttcttccttctccttcttacactgtttctcatcttcttccttctccttcttatgccgtttctcatcttcttcattctccttcttacgctgtttctcatcttcttccttctccttcttacactgtttctcatcttcttccttccccttcttacGCTGTTCCTCAtcttctccttcttacgctgtttctcatctccttccttctccttcttacgctgtttctcatcttcttccttctccttcttacactgtttctcatcttcttccttctccttcttacgctgtttctcatcttcttccttctccttcttacgctgtttctcatctccttccttctccttcttacactgtttctcatcttcttccttctcctttttacactgtttctcatcttcttccttctccttcttacactgtttctcatcttcttccttctccatcttatgttgtttctcatcttcttccttctccttcttacactgtttctcatcttcttccttctccttcttacgctgtttctcatcttcttcattctccttcttacgctgtttctcatcttcttccttctccttcttacactgtttctcatcttcttccttccccttcttacGCTGTTCCTCaccttctccttcttacgctgtttctcatctccttccttctccttcttacgctgtttctcatcctcttccttctccttcttacgctgtttctcatctccttccttctccttctcacactgtttctcatcttcttccttctcctttttacgctgtttctcatcttcttccttctccttcttacactgtttctcagattcttccttctccatcttatgttgtttctcatcttcttccttctcctttttacgctgtttctcatcttcttccttctccttcttacactgtttctcagatccttccttctccatcttatgttgtttctcatcttcttccttctccttcttacactgtttctcatcttcttccttctccttcttacgcagtttctcatcttcttcattctccttcttacgctgtttctcatcttcttccttctcctttttacactgtttctcatcttcttccttctccttcttacactgtttctcatcttcttccttctccttcttacgctgtttctcatcttcttccttctctttcttacgctgtttctcatctccttccttctccttcttacactgtttctcatcttcttccttctcctttttacactgtttctcatcttcttccttctccttcttacactgtttctcatcttcttccttctccatcttatgttgtttctcatcttcttccttctccttcttacactgtttctcatcttcttccttctccttcttacgctgtttctcatcttcttcattctccttcttacgctgtttctcatcttcttccttctccttcttacactgtttctcatcttcttccttccccttcttacGCTGTTCCTCAtcttctccttcttacgctgtttctcatctccttccttctccttcttacgctgtttctcatcttcttccttctccttcttacgctgtttctcatctccttccttctccttcttacactgtttctcatcttcttccttctcctttttacgctgtttctcatcttcttccttctccttcttacactgtttctcagattcttccttctccatcttatgttgtttctcatcttcttccttctccttcttacactgtttctcatcttcttccttctccttcttacgctgtttctcatcttcttcattCTCCTTCTTatgctgtttctcatcttcttccttctccttcttacactgtttctcatcttcttccttccccttcttacgctgtttctcatcttctcctttttacactgtttctcatctccttccttctccttcttacgctgtttctcatcttcttccttctcctttttatgctgtttctcatcttcttccttctccttcttacactgTTTCTCAGATTCTTTCTTCTCCATCTTATGTTGTTTCTCAtctctttccttctccttcttacactgtttctcatcttcttcattctccttcttacgctgtttctcatcttcttccttctccttcttacgctgtttgtcatcttcttccttccccttcttacgctgtttctcatcttctccttcttacgctgtttctcatctCCTTCCTTCTacttcttacgctgtttctcatcttcttccttctccttcttacgttgttcgtcagcttcttctttcattgatcgtaGGAAGCTTAGTATTGGGTTAATGTCATCTTTTTGATCCTCGTCACACATGGGCGATGTAACTCTGGACACCTGGGTGCTAGAGCTCTGACGTGACCGAGCTGGCCCCTGTCTGCTTTCGTTCGTTTGATAATAAACTTCTGCTACCGCCTCAACCTGTGTGCCTGTCTCTGTTTCATCCTCTACCTCACTATCATAACCACGGCCGCGACGTTGCTCTAAGATCCCGTCCAAATCACCGCCCTCATCCATGACCCTGTCGTCCTGTGCTGCTAGAAATGTGTCCATCTCATGTCCGAACCTGTCACCGTCACTAAATTGCCCCTTATCCATTAAGCTAGCCTTTTTTGTTTTAGCTTCGCTGGATAATAGTCGGGCCTTACTTCTCGTGATCATTCATGAAAAACTAATTTATCTACAGTGCACAATAAAACTCATCTGCTCCAAATATTTTTCCACATTGACATAAAATTTCAAAAACGCCGTTCCAACGCTGTAATTACATGCACGATTTGTTATGGTACAGAAACTGCACACAAACCCGACAAAATATGATGTGGTGCGAACACCACATCAACGAAACACATAAAACAAtgaacaaacaaacacatatatacgctgaaaacaaaaacaataatgatGGGCAGCTAATTAAAACTAATCACGGAACTAAAAGGAAAAGAACTTGGGtactaatcattaaaaaaaaagtagagaAAAAATTTGAATATTCCTACTAAGAATACTGGTTGCTTATCAGTGATTCACAGGGAAGATCCGAGGCTAAGGGTCGCCATTTTATGCGCGGTGCCGGTGCTAGCAGTGTATTTACCACTAAATtcatctagaatcttcatatgctcTAAGCCTCCCTTGTTCTAACTCcggcttttgctgttgcacatggattaacaagaaacgcgaactggctgtaatcgaccctgcaagtggagtagaaaagagtttggcacctgcaataatttaatttgatagacattaattaaataaagaaaagtttcagtaacatagggagaaatgaacggGTTGCtccaccgattaacagaatgaaagttctgtccaaaataagaatttgatttattatgactaatctcataatcataaataaaacacatgaaacatttacaatacatcaaattggatcaaattggatactcaaataaatgctgtgaaggtgaagttgcccATATACTAGATTGTGTCATTTTCGACGAAGTGCTATGTGGAGCCATTTCCTTGCAAGTCAAATTTTAAGAAaatcacacagccaacccaacattaattgctgctatagtagtgagaactcagacaatgaacacccaagactgaacaaagaaaaagacgaacaggcgggctctgctgagctctgattatcacctaggaaaatccttatctgccggtgctgcggacatacattaccaaactgtcttcttaactgcaagaacacgatctggcgtaccggaggctatggctggttgcttcgacgtcctgtcGTTTTGATGatgatgtcgcgagtatagcccgaaacaaattatcctggtctggttgttccagagtaAAGACTTCCTGGCAACACAAATGCTCCTCTGAGGGAGACGAGGAAGGCtctccacacaatcactgacggtacagtgattgattttaacaagcgaagtcacacagtaactccgatacagtcagctTTAGCCAAAATTGCTCAaggcagacaacataggccgcttgtacgcagaacgctcaactgccaactgtactcggaaagttacgttgaagtcgaaacttcagcaaattcgttaaacagttacagttAAATGAAAGTATGTTAGACAGCAAACAGAAGGCAGGCTgttcagagcagcgagagctcagtcttgtaacctactccgaccgaaaggcgggaGCCGAcccccacaagagcacccgtacaaaccgaacacagaacattcccgcccccacgacagtggccgtggtcagacgttccaatcagcaactcgaaaatcgGCGGAAAATTCCATTCTCCTtcaaagcactaccattccaccaatggagattcttggcgccaatttttgcgctgattttgctacgtcacggagctatgccctgagcaagccaatcacagttacgattttgcacaaAACGCGGGAATTTTACCgcaaagactgcctgggaacacaagtcattcccacgcctcgctggtagcccgccagaaagtgttttcgctaagtttctgcgaagtaacggtatctctagcccagccgctccttcagggcgctgcgggcgtgtctccgccgctattatatgtcggcgtctggatagcattcactcgactccctcacacccgtcaggttaccctttcaagatcagcagagcccgcctgtcaccggaccacccgagtgacgagagacgctgcgtgggaagtccgggtgtgaaggaatagcaacttttcaccacatgcaaataGAGAGGAAAATCGTAAGATAGAAAtgtgagagggggcttctgccacctc is a genomic window of Schistocerca gregaria isolate iqSchGreg1 chromosome 9, iqSchGreg1.2, whole genome shotgun sequence containing:
- the LOC126291475 gene encoding trichohyalin-like encodes the protein MDTFLAAQDDRVMDEGGDLDGILEQRRGRGYDSEVEDETETGTQVEAVAEVYYQTNESRQGPARSRQSSSTQVSRVTSPMCDEDQKDDINPILSFLRSMKEEADEQRKKEKEEDEKQREDEKQRKKGKEEDDKQRKKEKEEDEKQRKKENEEDEKQCKKEKERDEKQHKMEKKESEKQCKKEKEEDEKQHKKEKEEDEKQREDEKQRKKGKEEDEKQCKKEKEEDEKQHKKENEEDEKQRKKEKEEDEKQCKKEKEEDEKQHKMEKEESEKQCKKEKEEDEKQRKKEKEEDEKQCKKEKEGDEKQRKKEKEEDEKQREDEEQRKKGKEEDEKQCKKEKEEDEKQRKKENEEDEKQRKKEKEEDEKQCKKEKEEDEKQHKMEKEEDEKQCKKEKEEDEKQCKKEKEEDEKQCKKEKEGDEKQRKKEKEEDEKQRKKEKEEDEKQCKKEKEEDEKQCKKEKEEDEKQRKKENEEDEKLRKKEKEEDEKQCKKEKEEDEKQHKMEKEGSEKQCKKEKEEDEKQRKKEKEEDEKQHKMEKEESEKQCKKEKEEDEKQRKKEKEEDEKQCEKEKEGDEKQRKKEKEEDEKQRKKEKEGDEKQRKKEKCKKEKEEDEKQRKKENEEDEKQRKKEKEEDEKQCKKEKEEDEKQHKMEKEEDEKQCKKEKEEDEKQCKKEKEEDEKQCKKEKEGDEKQRKKEKEEDEKQRKKEKEEDEKQCKKEKEEDEKQRKKEKEGDEKQRKKEKMRNSEKEEDEKQRKKENEEDEKRHKKEKEEDEKQCKKEKEEDEKQHKMEKEEDEKQCKKEKEEDEKQCKKEKEEDEKQCKKEKEGDEKQRKKEKEEDEKQRKKEKEEDEKQCKKEKEEDEKQRKKEKEEDEKQRKKENEEDEKQRKKEKEEDEKQCKKEKEEDEKQHKMEKEEDEKQCKKEKEEDEKQRKKEKEEDEKQCKKEKEGDEKQRKKEKEEDEKQRKKEKEGDEKQRKKEKMRNSEKEEDEKQRKKENEEDEKQRKKEKEEDEKQCKKEKEEDEKQHKMEKEEDEKQCKKEKEEDEKQCKKEKEEDEKQCKKEKEGDEKQRKKEKEEDEKQRKKEKEEDEKQCKKEKEEDEKQRKKEKEGDEKQRKKEKMRNSEKEEDEKQRKKENEEDEKQHKKEKEEDEKQCKKEKEEDEKQHKMEKEEDEKQCKKEKDEDEKQCKKEKEEDEKQYEKQRKKEKEEDEKQCKKEKEEDEKQRKKEKEEDEKQRKKENEEDEKQRKKEKEEDEKQCKKEKEEDEKQHKMEKEEDEKQCKKEKEEDEKQRKKEKEEDEKQRKKEKEEDEKQRKKDTEAIISHKGEFRGELLTIKKECGEAKQMSVVAQKVAGLAKTAKMAGNRQDSQDAVQMKQARDAVTRAEMGWLWRQTHAEFPRQV